A portion of the Paenibacillus hamazuiensis genome contains these proteins:
- a CDS encoding DUF4085 family protein — protein sequence MLYFTKEMYEKMQVCGYLRVVPHLNEQSEESIEWFAAQGRDYRSERRQEFLHLKPLLLKYVPDYRVSAIFEQFVAETEPRTEELTEYVSQWAEKYDKEWLTASRSSREEYHEIRSKLPENFTAMYEKHNLHDAKIISVQSSEDGVVVVKLDGSGSLGLYGTGYLTFEDVHICEIPDDADGDWWLYDEVHLTPEGHMDFRALLHASSGPAGEIVPLHELRIVARGFKFALEKFAEAEVCQVEGLRKSE from the coding sequence ATGCTTTATTTTACTAAAGAAATGTACGAGAAAATGCAGGTCTGCGGTTATTTGCGGGTGGTCCCTCATCTGAACGAGCAAAGCGAAGAATCGATAGAATGGTTCGCTGCACAAGGCCGCGATTACCGCTCCGAAAGGCGGCAGGAATTTCTGCATCTCAAACCGCTTTTGCTCAAATATGTGCCGGACTACCGCGTTTCGGCCATATTCGAGCAATTCGTAGCGGAAACCGAACCGCGTACCGAAGAATTGACCGAATATGTCAGTCAATGGGCCGAGAAATATGACAAAGAGTGGTTGACGGCATCCCGGAGCAGCCGGGAGGAGTATCATGAAATTCGCTCCAAGCTTCCCGAAAACTTTACGGCGATGTATGAGAAACACAATCTGCACGATGCCAAAATCATATCCGTTCAATCGTCCGAAGACGGCGTCGTCGTTGTCAAACTGGACGGGAGCGGTTCGTTAGGGCTATACGGCACCGGTTACTTGACCTTTGAAGATGTGCATATTTGCGAAATACCCGACGATGCGGACGGAGACTGGTGGCTGTACGATGAAGTTCATTTGACGCCGGAAGGCCATATGGACTTTAGAGCCTTATTGCATGCCAGCTCGGGCCCAGCCGGGGAAATCGTTCCCCTGCACGAGCTTCGGATTGTCGCGCGGGGCTTCAAATTCGCGCTGGAGAAATTTGCGGAGGCCGAAGTGTGCCAGGTAGAAGGTTTGAGGAAGTCGGAATAA
- a CDS encoding Dabb family protein, with translation MSGQDRQEQADQANVQGIRHMVIFNLKHPQGSLEAEQFLQDGREILTSIPVVRNFAVFRQVSVKNDYDYGFSMDFASQDDYDSYNAHPLHVKFVRERWETEVERFLEIDFVQK, from the coding sequence ATGAGCGGTCAAGACCGGCAGGAGCAGGCGGATCAAGCGAATGTTCAAGGCATCCGCCATATGGTCATTTTTAATTTGAAACATCCGCAAGGTTCGTTGGAAGCGGAACAATTCCTGCAGGACGGAAGGGAAATATTGACATCGATACCCGTTGTCCGCAACTTCGCCGTGTTCCGGCAGGTCAGCGTCAAAAACGACTACGACTACGGGTTTTCGATGGATTTTGCCAGCCAGGACGACTATGACAGCTATAACGCGCATCCGCTGCATGTGAAGTTCGTGCGGGAGCGGTGGGAGACGGAAGTGGAACGGTTTTTGGAAATCGACTTCGTGCAGAAGTGA
- a CDS encoding mannonate dehydratase produces MQLAEFLPSRPTRLWHLAKQMGVDYAVGPLPWEEKERKPWDFMSLLHMKMRFEDFGFKLAVIESAPPTNKIKLGLPGRDEEIESMQQLIESMGAAGIPVLCYNFMAQFNWFRTSTTTATRGGALVSSYDHSLMQNAPLTEAGTVSEERLWENLHYYLERIVPAAEKAKVRLALHPDDPPVSPIRGVSRILRSAEALQRAIDLVPSEYSGITLCQGTLATAGEHIPSVIRRFAAQNKLFFVHFRDVRGTAEKFAETFHDDGKTDMYEAMKTYVEVGYQGLCRPDHVPTMEGEDNANPGYETLGRLFGVGYIKGLMEAACAERHPHGSVANAIHAKG; encoded by the coding sequence ATGCAATTGGCGGAATTTTTGCCTTCCCGCCCGACCAGGCTGTGGCATCTGGCGAAGCAGATGGGCGTAGATTACGCGGTAGGCCCCCTGCCTTGGGAAGAAAAGGAGCGGAAGCCGTGGGATTTCATGAGTCTGCTTCATATGAAGATGCGCTTCGAGGACTTCGGCTTCAAGCTCGCGGTCATCGAATCGGCTCCGCCGACGAACAAGATCAAGCTCGGCTTGCCGGGGCGCGACGAGGAAATCGAGTCCATGCAGCAGTTGATCGAGAGCATGGGGGCGGCGGGCATCCCGGTATTATGTTATAATTTCATGGCACAGTTCAACTGGTTTCGCACTTCGACGACGACAGCTACCCGTGGAGGAGCGCTCGTATCGAGCTACGACCATTCGCTTATGCAAAATGCTCCGCTCACCGAAGCGGGAACCGTTTCGGAGGAACGGCTCTGGGAAAACCTGCATTATTATTTGGAGCGCATCGTTCCGGCAGCCGAGAAAGCAAAGGTGCGCCTGGCGCTGCACCCCGACGACCCGCCGGTTTCCCCGATTCGCGGCGTGTCGCGGATACTGCGCAGCGCCGAGGCGCTGCAGCGGGCGATCGATCTTGTGCCGAGCGAATACAGCGGCATCACGTTGTGCCAGGGGACGCTCGCGACGGCGGGCGAGCATATTCCGAGCGTCATCCGCCGGTTTGCGGCGCAAAACAAGCTGTTTTTCGTCCATTTCCGGGACGTGCGCGGGACGGCGGAAAAGTTCGCGGAGACGTTCCACGACGACGGCAAAACGGATATGTACGAAGCGATGAAGACGTATGTCGAAGTCGGGTACCAGGGGCTGTGCCGGCCCGACCATGTGCCGACCATGGAAGGGGAAGACAACGCCAATCCCGGCTACGAAACGCTCGGCCGTTTGTTTGGCGTCGGCTATATCAAAGGATTGATGGAGGCGGCTTGCGCCGAGCGTCATCCGCACGGTTCGGTGGCAAACGCGATTCACGCGAAAGGATGA
- a CDS encoding ABC transporter substrate-binding protein: MSQRTKRLSALAAVTLSGALALAGCSGGSAPASGKSGNADGKKEGSGPVNMKIMWWGPDARHQATLKAIELYQQQNGNVKFTSEYLDWDAYWTKLTTLAASKSMTDVLQMDGAYIQDYAKRGLLEDLSDVDLKGIVDPKILENLKIGGKLYGIPLSHNGSGIVFNKAELEAAGIKLPAKDWTWDDYFAFAKEARSKLPKDKYGISDSSTGWDWYQFYQTSYGKGPVMVDGTKFNLDKDLWYKFNQTYEQFRKDGVVPPAQVQAAFKENDPKSDPMASGTVMTRGATVGSVSVLEGLMPGKVAVVNNPVGPSGGGWAQSTIFLSVSSSSANKAEAKKFARWFITDQEAGKILGTTRGIPINQQIYKTLEPNLKKTDTIGKDLLEAAIGKALPFYPAPPGWEDYVKTYQTEMESVMFGKQSLDQAYEKIVKKGKDIEAKLSKK, from the coding sequence ATGTCGCAACGAACAAAAAGGTTATCTGCGCTGGCGGCCGTAACGCTGTCCGGCGCACTCGCCCTGGCGGGCTGCAGCGGAGGGAGCGCTCCGGCTTCCGGCAAGTCGGGAAACGCGGACGGGAAGAAGGAGGGAAGCGGCCCGGTCAACATGAAGATCATGTGGTGGGGGCCAGACGCCAGACACCAGGCTACGCTGAAGGCGATCGAGCTGTATCAGCAGCAGAACGGGAACGTCAAGTTTACGTCGGAATATTTGGACTGGGACGCATATTGGACAAAGCTGACGACGCTGGCCGCCTCGAAATCGATGACCGACGTGCTGCAAATGGACGGAGCCTACATTCAGGATTACGCCAAACGCGGACTGCTGGAGGATTTGTCCGACGTCGACTTGAAGGGCATTGTCGATCCGAAAATTTTGGAAAATCTGAAAATCGGCGGCAAGCTGTACGGCATTCCGCTCAGCCATAACGGATCGGGCATCGTTTTCAACAAAGCCGAGCTGGAGGCGGCCGGCATCAAGCTGCCCGCAAAAGATTGGACTTGGGACGATTACTTTGCGTTTGCGAAGGAAGCGCGGTCCAAATTGCCGAAGGATAAATACGGCATATCCGATTCTTCCACCGGTTGGGATTGGTATCAGTTTTATCAGACGTCTTACGGCAAAGGTCCGGTCATGGTCGACGGCACCAAGTTTAACCTGGACAAAGACTTATGGTACAAATTCAACCAAACGTACGAGCAGTTTCGCAAGGACGGCGTTGTGCCTCCGGCTCAGGTGCAGGCCGCGTTCAAGGAAAACGACCCGAAATCGGACCCGATGGCTTCCGGCACCGTCATGACAAGAGGGGCCACGGTCGGCTCCGTCAGCGTGCTGGAAGGGCTCATGCCGGGCAAGGTCGCCGTCGTGAACAACCCGGTCGGCCCGTCCGGTGGCGGCTGGGCGCAGTCGACCATCTTCCTCAGCGTCAGCAGCTCCTCGGCCAATAAAGCGGAAGCGAAAAAATTCGCGAGATGGTTCATTACGGACCAGGAGGCCGGCAAAATCCTGGGTACGACCCGCGGAATCCCGATCAATCAGCAAATTTATAAGACTCTCGAGCCGAATTTGAAAAAAACGGATACCATCGGCAAAGATTTGCTGGAAGCGGCAATCGGCAAAGCGCTGCCGTTTTACCCGGCGCCTCCGGGATGGGAGGACTACGTCAAGACGTATCAAACGGAAATGGAATCGGTGATGTTCGGCAAGCAATCGCTCGATCAGGCGTACGAGAAAATCGTGAAAAAAGGCAAGGACATCGAAGCGAAGCTGAGCAAAAAATAA
- a CDS encoding carbohydrate ABC transporter permease — protein MRTQRSKNLVSQLVLPVMSFLMLYPVFWWIGASLKKNSEMGSPSIWPEEPMWENFTKGWFISADYNFTTFYANTLMMEFFNVLGGVVTSALVAYGFARLNFKFRGFWFSILLLTLMLPGQVTIIPQYIFYNNLGLVNSYIPLILPHFLGGGAFFIFLLVQFIRGIPRELDEAAKIDGASVYGIFLRIIFPLVKPALVTVAIFTFIWSWDDFFGQVLYLSSIEKYTVSLGLRMFVDQFEVQWGQLLAMSLLSVLPSVIVFFLAQKHFVEGIATTGIKG, from the coding sequence ATGAGAACCCAACGGTCGAAAAACCTCGTCAGCCAGCTTGTGCTGCCCGTCATGTCGTTCCTTATGCTGTATCCGGTATTTTGGTGGATAGGGGCTTCGCTCAAGAAAAATTCGGAAATGGGCTCGCCGTCGATTTGGCCGGAGGAGCCGATGTGGGAAAATTTCACCAAAGGCTGGTTCATTTCCGCGGATTACAATTTCACGACCTTCTATGCCAACACGCTGATGATGGAGTTTTTCAACGTGCTGGGAGGTGTCGTGACAAGCGCTCTGGTCGCATACGGGTTCGCGCGCCTGAACTTCAAGTTTCGCGGATTTTGGTTTTCGATTTTGCTGCTGACGCTGATGCTGCCGGGGCAGGTGACGATCATTCCGCAGTACATCTTTTACAACAACCTGGGGCTCGTCAACAGCTATATTCCGCTTATACTGCCTCATTTTCTCGGCGGCGGCGCGTTTTTCATCTTCCTGCTCGTACAGTTTATCCGGGGTATTCCGCGGGAGCTGGACGAAGCGGCGAAAATCGACGGCGCATCGGTGTACGGCATCTTCCTGCGCATCATTTTCCCGCTTGTTAAGCCGGCGCTCGTGACGGTGGCGATTTTCACATTCATCTGGAGCTGGGACGACTTCTTCGGGCAGGTGCTTTATTTAAGCTCGATCGAAAAATATACCGTCAGCCTCGGGCTGCGCATGTTTGTCGACCAGTTCGAAGTCCAGTGGGGGCAGCTGCTGGCCATGTCTCTGCTGTCGGTTCTTCCTTCCGTCATCGTGTTTTTCCTGGCGCAGAAGCATTTCGTCGAAGGGATTGCTACTACCGGCATTAAAGGGTAG
- a CDS encoding carbohydrate ABC transporter permease produces MIAKTSVYQESALSRLRKSAAFGRQHIAGYLFISPWLIGFFLLTLWPIVRSFYLSFTEYSLLEDPSWVGLSNYEEIFLRDEIFKQSLKVTFTFVLFSVPLKLLFSLMVAMLLNRSIRGINVYRTAIYFPSLIGGSIAVSVLWRNMFDLKGYVNHVLGWFGIQGVGWLSNPDTSLATLVLLNAWQFGSTMVIFLAGLKQIPQDLYESASVDGANPLRKFFHITLPMLSPVMFFNLVLGVIGSFQMFTSAFIITKGGPANSTYMYALFLFEKAFKHYQMGYASALAWILLIIIAVLTALNFLVSKYWVYYESEGGRANG; encoded by the coding sequence ATGATTGCGAAAACGTCTGTGTATCAGGAGTCTGCATTATCCCGGCTGCGCAAAAGTGCGGCGTTCGGACGCCAGCATATAGCCGGCTATTTGTTTATCTCGCCGTGGTTGATCGGCTTTTTTCTGCTGACGTTGTGGCCGATTGTCAGATCGTTTTATCTTTCCTTCACGGAATATTCGCTGCTGGAGGACCCTTCATGGGTCGGCCTTAGCAACTACGAGGAGATCTTCCTCCGTGACGAAATATTCAAACAATCGCTCAAAGTCACCTTCACCTTCGTTCTTTTCTCCGTGCCGCTGAAGCTGCTTTTTTCCTTGATGGTCGCCATGCTGCTGAATCGGAGCATTCGCGGCATCAATGTGTACCGGACCGCGATTTACTTCCCTTCGCTGATCGGCGGCAGCATCGCCGTTTCCGTGCTTTGGCGAAACATGTTCGATTTGAAAGGGTATGTGAATCACGTGCTCGGCTGGTTTGGCATTCAAGGCGTCGGCTGGCTGTCCAATCCGGATACGTCGCTGGCGACGCTGGTGCTCTTAAACGCCTGGCAGTTCGGGTCGACGATGGTCATTTTCCTCGCAGGGCTGAAGCAAATACCGCAAGATTTGTACGAATCCGCATCGGTTGACGGCGCGAACCCTCTCCGCAAGTTTTTCCATATTACGCTGCCCATGCTGTCCCCGGTCATGTTCTTTAACCTGGTTCTCGGCGTCATCGGCTCTTTCCAAATGTTTACGTCCGCCTTCATCATCACGAAAGGGGGACCGGCCAACTCCACGTATATGTATGCATTGTTTCTTTTTGAAAAAGCGTTCAAGCATTACCAGATGGGCTATGCCTCCGCGCTCGCGTGGATCCTGCTGATCATTATCGCCGTGCTGACCGCGCTTAACTTTCTCGTGTCCAAATATTGGGTGTACTACGAGTCGGAAGGAGGACGTGCGAACGGATGA
- a CDS encoding helix-turn-helix domain-containing protein, which yields MNKSTTVPAYGADRGAGKRADWDRELAGLIRSGRIRPEEFRARLTNLGIRAYFSYPTLALFELSPNPPHAGPADSGILEACEAIERNAPAGCITFIDEPSRIGMIFSWDDREKLHRLHGILQNHYSQPFSGTVTTAIGNPCRHLSDLHIGYNQAASALTHKYYQGIAEIIYFSSVKPFSSEVKYPDDKEEELFQLIQGGRTANAVERAVDAFYEALLQGGLPKPEQVNDASAHLLISLELRIKTYARESPTVKPDIMAVLQTQTLDEMKRSVCGYVKSVSDCFSRDGLQRTIIKKALALMENEYDKASLPYVAEKVFITPAYLSTLFKTNMGVTFIEHLTDIRIGNAKRLLRQTHLKNYEVAEKVGYHDSRYFSQIFKKKVGLSPSEFRDAN from the coding sequence ATGAACAAAAGCACGACCGTACCCGCCTATGGGGCTGACAGGGGGGCGGGGAAGCGGGCCGACTGGGACAGGGAGCTGGCCGGCCTCATCCGAAGCGGCCGCATCCGGCCGGAGGAATTCAGGGCGAGGCTCACGAACTTGGGAATCCGCGCCTATTTCTCCTACCCGACCCTGGCCTTGTTCGAACTGAGCCCGAACCCGCCCCATGCCGGGCCGGCCGACAGCGGGATCCTCGAAGCTTGCGAGGCCATCGAACGCAATGCGCCGGCCGGCTGCATCACATTCATCGACGAACCAAGCCGCATCGGCATGATTTTCTCCTGGGACGACAGGGAGAAGCTCCATCGTCTGCACGGCATCCTCCAAAATCATTACTCGCAACCATTCTCCGGCACGGTGACGACCGCCATCGGCAATCCGTGCCGGCACCTCTCGGACCTGCACATCGGTTACAATCAAGCAGCGTCTGCGCTAACTCACAAATATTATCAGGGAATCGCGGAAATCATCTATTTCAGCAGCGTAAAACCTTTTTCAAGCGAGGTGAAATATCCGGACGATAAGGAAGAGGAGCTGTTTCAGCTTATTCAGGGCGGCCGGACCGCGAATGCGGTCGAGAGGGCCGTCGATGCCTTCTATGAAGCTCTGCTGCAAGGCGGATTGCCGAAGCCGGAGCAAGTAAACGACGCTTCAGCCCATCTGCTGATCAGCCTCGAGCTTCGGATCAAAACCTATGCCCGCGAGAGTCCTACCGTGAAACCGGACATCATGGCCGTGCTGCAAACGCAGACGTTGGATGAGATGAAAAGGAGCGTTTGCGGGTACGTGAAAAGCGTGAGCGATTGTTTTTCCAGAGACGGCCTTCAGCGCACGATTATAAAAAAGGCGCTTGCATTGATGGAAAATGAATACGACAAAGCATCGCTCCCTTACGTGGCGGAGAAGGTGTTCATCACGCCCGCATACCTCAGCACGCTGTTTAAAACGAACATGGGCGTCACCTTCATCGAGCATTTGACCGACATTCGGATCGGCAACGCGAAGAGGCTGCTGAGGCAAACGCACCTGAAAAACTATGAGGTGGCCGAGAAGGTAGGTTACCATGATTCCAGGTATTTCAGCCAAATTTTCAAGAAGAAGGTCGGACTGTCTCCCAGCGAATTTCGCGATGCGAATTAA
- a CDS encoding GntR family transcriptional regulator, translating into METANLARAPISLSEHVYISLKKKIMKGELPPGHRLIVLEIAGEFSVSQAPVREALERLKQEGLIVGKTNKGSAVSEITAKEIRDIYELRQLIEGHALRAMMKALTAEDISRLEQIVAGMRASVDEGDPDRLVELDMAFHGYFYERSGNELLQDIWNSIKTKIMRFITITNQDHKGYSIPNSHTELLELIKTGDADRTEEKLIRGFDFYKQYTG; encoded by the coding sequence ATGGAAACCGCGAACCTGGCGCGAGCTCCGATTTCTCTCAGCGAGCATGTGTATATTTCTTTAAAAAAGAAGATCATGAAGGGGGAATTGCCGCCCGGACACCGCCTGATCGTCCTTGAGATCGCGGGGGAATTCAGCGTCAGCCAAGCTCCGGTAAGGGAAGCGCTGGAGAGGCTCAAGCAGGAAGGACTGATCGTCGGCAAAACGAACAAGGGCTCCGCCGTTTCCGAAATTACGGCCAAGGAAATTCGCGACATTTACGAGCTGCGCCAGCTGATTGAAGGCCACGCGCTGCGGGCGATGATGAAAGCGCTCACAGCCGAAGACATCAGCCGACTGGAGCAAATCGTCGCGGGAATGAGGGCGTCCGTTGACGAAGGGGACCCTGACCGGCTGGTCGAGCTGGATATGGCGTTTCATGGGTATTTTTACGAACGGAGCGGCAATGAGCTGCTTCAGGACATTTGGAACAGCATCAAAACGAAAATTATGCGCTTTATCACCATTACGAATCAGGATCATAAAGGTTACAGCATCCCAAATTCGCATACGGAGCTGCTCGAGCTTATTAAAACGGGGGACGCAGACCGTACGGAGGAGAAACTGATCCGGGGATTTGATTTTTACAAGCAGTATACGGGATAA
- a CDS encoding SDR family NAD(P)-dependent oxidoreductase: MSKQVVFITDADSDSGKALIRRFAREGAGLLLNSASGGKELSNLPELSRTDGTKAHIVNIDLCKSSHISAMLDEAERELGAVTALVHNNRAIGPALVETCGEALFLDILNANAKSAFFCTQTVGRRMAARGGGSVVLVGSIHGEKPTGASFPYSASQGAVKMLAREAAIFLGRHGIRVNLIEMGPVEGSDVLFQSELSSLYDSYRYKVPSGELGTCDDLAELACFLCRDEAQYLNGADIRLDGGFLMHYMDSKVSPPPSPPPGDHSISASESRGTP, from the coding sequence TTGTCCAAACAGGTCGTGTTTATCACGGATGCCGACAGCGATTCCGGAAAAGCGCTCATTCGGCGGTTTGCCCGCGAAGGCGCCGGTCTGCTTCTGAACAGCGCATCCGGCGGCAAGGAATTGTCGAATTTGCCGGAATTATCCCGAACCGACGGGACGAAGGCGCACATCGTCAATATTGACTTATGCAAAAGCAGCCATATTTCAGCCATGCTGGACGAGGCCGAACGGGAGCTTGGCGCCGTTACGGCGCTTGTGCACAATAACCGCGCCATCGGGCCGGCTCTTGTGGAAACATGCGGCGAAGCGCTGTTTCTCGACATTTTGAACGCCAACGCCAAATCGGCCTTCTTCTGCACGCAGACGGTCGGCCGGCGAATGGCTGCCCGGGGCGGCGGTTCGGTCGTTTTGGTCGGCTCCATCCATGGGGAGAAACCGACGGGCGCGTCGTTTCCTTACAGTGCGTCGCAAGGCGCCGTCAAAATGCTTGCCCGCGAAGCTGCGATTTTTCTCGGCCGGCATGGGATCAGGGTGAACCTTATCGAAATGGGGCCGGTCGAAGGTTCGGACGTTTTGTTCCAAAGCGAGCTCTCGTCGCTGTACGATTCGTACCGTTATAAAGTGCCAAGCGGCGAATTGGGCACTTGCGACGACTTGGCCGAGCTCGCCTGCTTTCTTTGCCGGGACGAAGCGCAGTATTTGAACGGGGCGGATATCCGGCTGGACGGCGGGTTTTTGATGCATTATATGGATAGTAAGGTGAGCCCCCCACCAAGTCCCCCACCGGGGGACCATTCCATTTCAGCTTCTGAGTCAAGGGGCACCCCCTAA
- a CDS encoding SDR family NAD(P)-dependent oxidoreductase, which translates to MSVAGKTALVTGAGTGIGKGIALELAKQGAKVAVHYNSSESGAADTKRRIDELGGEAILVKAAVACQDEIRRMVDETAAHFGGIDILINNAALQLNCDWSDYTEEQFDRMMAINLKGYWQCIQAVVPFMKKKQAGRIVNISSVHGKRPTDFDVVYCMSKGGVKMLGRECAIELAQYGITVNTIAPGAVDVGKYKEPRKPPSRKKFPLGRVGLPSDVGSLVCYIASDDTEFMSGATIRLDGASMLL; encoded by the coding sequence ATGAGCGTAGCGGGAAAAACGGCTCTGGTCACCGGGGCGGGCACAGGGATCGGCAAAGGGATCGCGCTGGAGCTCGCCAAACAAGGCGCCAAGGTGGCCGTTCATTACAACTCCAGCGAATCCGGGGCTGCCGATACGAAGAGACGGATCGACGAGTTGGGGGGCGAAGCGATCCTCGTGAAGGCCGCTGTCGCCTGCCAGGATGAGATACGCCGGATGGTCGACGAGACGGCGGCGCATTTTGGAGGCATCGATATTTTAATCAACAACGCAGCGCTCCAGCTTAACTGCGATTGGTCCGATTATACCGAGGAACAGTTCGACCGCATGATGGCCATCAATCTGAAGGGCTATTGGCAGTGCATCCAGGCTGTCGTGCCTTTTATGAAAAAGAAACAGGCCGGCCGCATCGTCAATATCTCCTCCGTGCACGGTAAAAGGCCGACCGACTTCGACGTCGTTTACTGCATGAGCAAAGGCGGCGTCAAGATGCTGGGCAGGGAATGCGCAATCGAGCTTGCGCAATACGGCATTACCGTGAACACCATCGCTCCCGGCGCGGTGGACGTCGGCAAATACAAGGAACCGCGCAAGCCTCCCAGCCGTAAAAAGTTTCCGCTCGGACGCGTCGGGCTGCCTTCGGACGTCGGCAGCCTCGTGTGTTACATCGCCTCGGACGACACGGAGTTTATGTCCGGCGCGACGATTCGGCTGGACGGCGCCAGCATGCTTCTGTAA
- a CDS encoding mandelate racemase/muconate lactonizing enzyme family protein → MLKQENYESTLAHVNTYSRPSDLKITDIRFADIAGAPMHCSLIKVYTNQGIVGFGEVRDGADKTFALMLKARLLGENPCHIDKLFRRIKQFGGHARQGGGVSGLEIALWDIAGKAYGIPVYQMLGGKFRDKIRMYCDTDVGGKDSGSAMGAALKKRMEKGFTFLKMDLGINQIIHEPGTLSAPLGFLEEMRALSGAWHNRKNANLPEQELRQLRNRHYDIYNIAHPFTGIHVTEKGLDMLEQYVAEVRAVIGYEVPLAIDHFGHIGLQDCIKLGRRIDKFNLAWMEDMIPWQYTDQYAQLARSVTTPICTGEDIYLKENFRPLLESGGVSVIHPDVLTTGGILETKKIGDMAQEYGVAMAIHMAESPIACLAAVHAAAATENFLALEFHSVDVDWWDDLIVGKLPKPLVQNGFITVPDAPGLGIESLNDEVIAQHLHAEIPGLWEATDQWNRYWSHDRLWS, encoded by the coding sequence ATGCTGAAACAGGAAAATTATGAAAGCACGCTTGCCCATGTCAATACGTATTCCCGGCCCTCCGACCTGAAAATCACCGATATCCGCTTCGCCGATATTGCCGGCGCCCCGATGCACTGCAGCTTGATCAAGGTGTACACAAATCAAGGAATCGTCGGCTTCGGCGAAGTGCGCGACGGCGCCGACAAAACGTTCGCCCTTATGCTGAAAGCGAGGCTACTGGGCGAAAATCCGTGCCATATCGACAAGCTGTTCCGGCGCATCAAGCAGTTCGGAGGGCATGCTCGGCAAGGGGGCGGCGTCAGCGGGCTGGAGATCGCGCTTTGGGATATTGCCGGCAAAGCTTACGGCATTCCGGTTTATCAGATGCTCGGCGGCAAGTTCCGCGACAAAATCCGCATGTACTGCGATACCGACGTGGGCGGCAAAGACAGCGGCTCCGCAATGGGCGCCGCCTTGAAGAAAAGAATGGAAAAAGGATTTACGTTTCTGAAAATGGATCTCGGCATCAACCAAATCATTCATGAACCGGGGACGCTCAGCGCTCCTCTCGGCTTTTTGGAAGAAATGAGAGCGCTGTCGGGGGCATGGCATAACCGCAAAAACGCGAATTTGCCGGAGCAGGAGCTTAGACAATTGCGAAACCGCCACTATGATATTTACAATATCGCCCACCCTTTTACAGGCATTCATGTAACCGAGAAAGGGCTTGACATGCTGGAGCAATATGTCGCCGAGGTCCGGGCCGTCATCGGGTACGAAGTGCCGCTCGCGATCGACCATTTCGGCCATATCGGGCTGCAGGACTGCATCAAGCTCGGAAGACGGATCGACAAGTTCAATTTGGCCTGGATGGAAGATATGATTCCGTGGCAGTACACCGACCAATACGCACAGCTTGCGAGATCCGTGACGACGCCGATTTGCACCGGCGAAGATATTTACTTGAAGGAAAATTTCCGGCCCCTGCTCGAATCGGGAGGCGTTTCCGTCATCCATCCGGACGTGCTGACGACGGGAGGCATTTTGGAGACGAAAAAAATCGGCGATATGGCCCAGGAGTACGGCGTCGCGATGGCCATCCATATGGCGGAAAGTCCGATCGCCTGCCTGGCCGCCGTCCATGCCGCCGCCGCGACGGAAAATTTCCTGGCGCTCGAATTCCATTCCGTCGACGTCGATTGGTGGGACGATCTGATCGTCGGCAAGCTGCCGAAGCCGCTCGTGCAAAACGGTTTTATAACCGTCCCGGACGCCCCGGGCCTTGGCATCGAATCGCTGAACGACGAGGTCATCGCCCAGCATCTTCATGCGGAAATCCCGGGTTTATGGGAAGCAACCGACCAATGGAACCGGTACTGGTCACACGACCGTTTGTGGAGCTAA